In Pseudobdellovibrionaceae bacterium, the following proteins share a genomic window:
- a CDS encoding electron transfer flavoprotein-ubiquinone oxidoreductase, with product MASGFKPVNHQPELDLNRFIIENPQVNEEECVPMDVLFVGGGPAGLCGAIRLARKVQELKTQDPSYPDVEIGVLEKAQSLGGHSLSGAIINPVALMELFPELDPSEFPFKHKVDSEKVYVLTPKKSFRIPTPPTMKNHGFYAASICEVTRWLGEKAEALGINVFTSFPAESLLIKDGQVIGVRTVEAGLNRDGTPGAQHMPHTDILASVTVLCEGTRGPLTQSYLKWSGQESMAPQIYALGVKEIWRLKKPLDSVIHTMGWPLGDTFGGSFAYPMGDDQMAIGLVGGLDYKSSNLDVHGELQNLKAHPLFHSLLEGAELVEWGAKTIPEGGFHSLPERLSGNGIMLCGDAVGMVNVPALKGIHYAMKSGILAADTLSVAIPKAEFSREVLKSYDDAVKNSFIYKDLYKVRNMRQAFKSGFIIGGIKALLMTLTGGAFPPQAPHIEEDADEQKLFKDPKNYPGLKKVDGVYQSGNKTRDDIPSHLTVGQDITAELADFYSSLCPAGVYERQGDQLVVNAPNCVDCKATDVLGPRWQPREGGSGPNYTFM from the coding sequence TTGGCATCAGGCTTTAAACCAGTAAATCATCAGCCAGAATTGGACCTCAACCGTTTTATTATCGAAAACCCCCAGGTCAATGAAGAAGAATGCGTCCCCATGGACGTGCTGTTTGTAGGCGGCGGTCCCGCAGGTCTTTGCGGTGCCATTCGCTTAGCCAGAAAGGTCCAAGAACTTAAAACTCAAGATCCAAGCTACCCTGACGTAGAAATTGGCGTTTTAGAAAAAGCCCAATCCTTAGGCGGTCACTCTTTATCTGGTGCCATCATTAACCCCGTAGCCCTGATGGAACTCTTCCCAGAGCTTGACCCTTCAGAATTTCCCTTCAAACACAAAGTGGATTCAGAAAAAGTATATGTGCTCACCCCCAAAAAGAGTTTTAGAATTCCCACTCCTCCTACAATGAAAAACCACGGCTTTTATGCCGCTTCTATTTGTGAAGTCACAAGATGGCTGGGTGAAAAAGCAGAAGCTTTAGGCATCAACGTGTTCACCAGCTTTCCTGCAGAAAGTCTACTGATCAAAGATGGCCAAGTGATAGGAGTGCGCACAGTGGAAGCGGGACTAAATCGTGATGGTACCCCTGGTGCCCAACACATGCCCCACACAGATATTTTAGCTTCAGTCACAGTACTTTGCGAAGGCACTCGTGGCCCTTTAACACAAAGTTATTTGAAGTGGTCGGGGCAAGAGTCTATGGCGCCACAAATTTATGCTCTAGGTGTGAAAGAAATTTGGCGCCTTAAAAAGCCTTTAGATTCCGTGATCCATACTATGGGCTGGCCCTTAGGGGATACCTTTGGCGGAAGCTTTGCCTATCCCATGGGCGATGATCAAATGGCGATAGGACTTGTAGGAGGACTAGATTACAAGAGTTCCAACCTAGATGTGCACGGAGAATTGCAAAACCTTAAAGCTCACCCTTTATTTCACTCCTTACTTGAAGGGGCTGAACTTGTAGAATGGGGAGCTAAAACTATTCCTGAGGGCGGATTTCACAGCCTACCTGAAAGGCTCAGTGGCAACGGCATTATGCTTTGTGGTGATGCGGTAGGTATGGTGAACGTGCCCGCACTTAAAGGCATTCATTACGCTATGAAAAGTGGAATTTTAGCCGCAGACACTCTCAGTGTTGCCATCCCCAAAGCTGAATTTTCAAGAGAAGTCCTCAAATCCTATGATGACGCCGTAAAAAATAGTTTTATTTATAAAGACCTCTATAAAGTGCGCAACATGCGCCAGGCCTTTAAATCTGGCTTCATCATTGGTGGCATCAAAGCTTTACTGATGACGTTGACTGGAGGTGCTTTTCCTCCGCAAGCTCCTCATATTGAAGAGGATGCCGATGAACAGAAATTATTTAAAGATCCTAAAAATTATCCTGGGCTTAAAAAAGTGGATGGCGTTTATCAGTCAGGTAACAAGACCCGTGACGATATCCCCTCCCATCTGACCGTAGGCCAAGACATCACAGCCGAACTTGCGGACTTTTACTCTAGCCTCTGCCCTGCAGGAGTTTATGAACGTCAGGGCGATCAGCTTGTCGTCAACGCGCCTAATTGTGTGGACTGCAAAGCCACAGACGTACTGGGCCCAAGGTGGCAGCCTCGTGAAGGTGGCAGTGGCCCTAACTATACTTTTATGTAG
- a CDS encoding RluA family pseudouridine synthase encodes MKVIEISASVKEHRSMCVSDFLVQWFAGQIPGLNLPYMAKQKNFKTPKRFAPTTVIEKKHLIDSVRKGLVFVDHKKIPHLPFPLKGKTKILVGFENQTLGFPSADFHIKKSDLLFEDEELVALNKPEGLPSQSTFHLFEDHAKSLLYAYYIKNLKGLKAPYLALCHRLDRDTSGVLLLAKKTSINKGMADLFNKKRIQKTYLALVKNNPEALIKLQEGQKFEVKGLIKKTPTAKHPFYFSMDPKEGQTSETQFKVLKLTPDQILLECSPITGRSHQIRVHLKSLNLPILGDPFYGLGEKEAPRLALHAHSLKFIHPHTKKALNIQSDIPELFKI; translated from the coding sequence ATGAAAGTGATCGAAATCTCAGCTTCTGTCAAAGAACACAGGTCTATGTGTGTTTCTGATTTTTTGGTCCAATGGTTTGCAGGACAAATCCCAGGCCTGAATCTGCCGTATATGGCCAAGCAGAAGAATTTTAAAACTCCCAAACGTTTTGCCCCAACCACTGTCATCGAAAAAAAACATCTCATTGACAGCGTAAGAAAGGGACTGGTGTTTGTAGATCATAAAAAAATCCCGCATTTGCCTTTTCCACTTAAAGGCAAAACCAAAATTTTAGTGGGCTTTGAAAATCAAACCTTGGGATTTCCTTCCGCAGACTTTCATATCAAAAAATCGGATTTGCTTTTTGAAGACGAAGAACTTGTGGCATTGAATAAACCCGAGGGATTACCTTCCCAATCCACTTTTCATCTTTTTGAGGATCACGCCAAATCTTTACTGTATGCCTACTACATTAAAAACCTTAAAGGACTCAAAGCCCCTTACCTAGCCCTATGTCATCGCCTGGATCGTGACACCTCAGGGGTACTGCTGCTTGCTAAAAAAACATCCATCAATAAAGGCATGGCCGATTTATTTAATAAAAAGCGCATTCAAAAAACCTATTTAGCTTTAGTCAAAAATAATCCTGAGGCTCTTATCAAATTGCAAGAGGGACAAAAATTTGAGGTCAAAGGCCTCATCAAAAAAACACCCACTGCCAAACACCCTTTTTATTTTTCTATGGACCCCAAAGAAGGACAAACATCAGAAACTCAATTTAAAGTTTTAAAACTCACCCCAGATCAAATTTTACTCGAATGCTCCCCGATTACGGGCCGAAGCCATCAGATCCGCGTGCACCTTAAATCTTTAAACTTACCAATTCTAGGTGACCCCTTCTACGGCTTAGGCGAAAAAGAAGCCCCTCGCCTAGCTCTCCATGCTCACTCGCTCAAATTTATTCACCCGCATACAAAAAAAGCTCTAAATATCCAATCCGATATTCCAGAGCTTTTTAAAATTTAA
- a CDS encoding acryloyl-CoA reductase, which translates to MKYKCLLFDQDRKAKIIERDTDSWVLNTGELIIQAEYSSINYKDALGVLDRSPIFKIHPIVPGIDVAGVVLKSQSKSFKEGDLVLVNGMGLGEDKDGGYAEYVKVPDSIVVKRPKALTSRQAMALGTAGFTAALAVDRMLTNGQTFEKGPILVSGATGGVGSFAIQILSQLGFFVEATTSRPEEYQTYLEDLGAHLVSNVKEVIQEDGPPLVKAQWGGVIDNLGGAFLQSVLPAVELWGNVASIGLAMDAKLTTTVMPFILRGVSLLGASSNNCEKSKRDELWERLADSWRPRHIEKLITEEVQLEDVPKSCERLIGHSNHGRVVVKI; encoded by the coding sequence ATGAAATACAAATGTCTTCTTTTTGATCAAGATAGAAAAGCAAAAATTATAGAGCGTGATACCGACTCATGGGTTTTAAACACAGGAGAGTTGATCATCCAAGCCGAATACAGCAGCATTAACTATAAAGATGCCTTGGGTGTGTTAGATAGAAGCCCTATTTTTAAAATTCATCCCATTGTTCCAGGGATTGATGTGGCAGGTGTGGTTTTAAAATCTCAATCTAAGTCTTTTAAAGAAGGTGACCTTGTGCTGGTCAACGGCATGGGGTTAGGTGAGGACAAAGACGGTGGATATGCCGAATATGTCAAAGTCCCAGACTCGATTGTGGTGAAAAGACCAAAGGCACTCACGTCTAGACAAGCGATGGCTTTAGGCACAGCAGGATTTACTGCGGCCTTAGCTGTGGACCGTATGCTGACTAATGGACAAACTTTTGAGAAAGGTCCTATTTTGGTTTCTGGTGCCACAGGTGGCGTGGGCAGTTTTGCCATTCAGATTTTATCACAACTGGGTTTTTTTGTAGAAGCCACCACCTCAAGACCTGAAGAGTATCAGACTTATTTAGAAGATTTAGGGGCTCACCTGGTTTCCAACGTTAAAGAAGTGATACAAGAGGATGGACCTCCACTGGTGAAGGCCCAGTGGGGTGGAGTGATTGATAATTTGGGTGGTGCCTTTTTACAAAGTGTGCTGCCTGCTGTGGAGTTGTGGGGGAATGTGGCCTCTATTGGCTTAGCTATGGATGCGAAGCTAACCACCACAGTGATGCCTTTTATTTTAAGAGGGGTCAGTCTTTTAGGAGCAAGTTCTAATAACTGTGAAAAGTCCAAGCGTGATGAACTGTGGGAGAGATTAGCTGATTCATGGCGCCCCCGTCACATTGAAAAGCTGATCACAGAAGAGGTGCAGCTTGAGGATGTTCCTAAGTCCTGTGAAAGGCTCATTGGACATTCTAATCATGGACGAGTGGTGGTTAAAATTTAA
- a CDS encoding redoxin family protein, protein MVFFRCVVFLIFFCSSAFAGAETLDLGGLYGQTLPELEAFSLKDLQKSKEFKPKGYVVTFMSAYCPCSNSHVEELKELASTYKDFQFVFVHSNTNEPHETAVKYFKSKNIPFPVISDPKARIADEFKALKTPHTFLLNAKGEVLYKGGVSDSSHFSHAKKKFLREALGQVAKGQTPKVKYGRTLGCQIIRL, encoded by the coding sequence TTGGTTTTTTTTCGCTGTGTGGTCTTTTTAATTTTCTTTTGTAGCAGTGCCTTTGCAGGGGCTGAGACTTTGGATTTGGGGGGACTTTATGGGCAAACTTTACCTGAGCTTGAGGCCTTTAGCTTGAAGGACTTACAGAAATCAAAAGAGTTTAAACCCAAAGGCTATGTAGTGACGTTTATGTCGGCCTACTGTCCTTGTTCTAACAGTCATGTTGAGGAACTTAAAGAGCTGGCAAGCACTTACAAAGATTTTCAATTTGTCTTTGTGCACTCCAATACTAACGAGCCCCATGAAACTGCTGTTAAATATTTTAAAAGCAAAAACATTCCTTTTCCCGTCATCTCTGACCCAAAAGCACGAATTGCAGATGAGTTTAAAGCTCTTAAAACTCCCCACACTTTTTTATTAAACGCTAAGGGGGAAGTTCTTTATAAAGGTGGCGTCAGTGACAGTTCGCACTTTTCTCATGCAAAAAAGAAATTTTTACGAGAAGCTTTAGGGCAAGTGGCAAAGGGCCAAACACCTAAAGTCAAATATGGCCGCACTTTAGGTTGTCAGATCATTCGCCTTTAA
- a CDS encoding murein L,D-transpeptidase catalytic domain family protein — MSVLKNDHGTSYQLKTSARTKRGYFVLVLCLYSLGFSAMASANTVTGVLQSELTLREMHPSEEFLSLIDELSPTGFRLPKGTKISYTPGNTIEPYSYEDDEKPGEVISSSIFPFQQNIRIDVLPSYSDEVKAVLNKKRIFISEPQLQTLKLDTQSVSNAQSFHRCAETLIGKVQGDKELGAQVKRNFPSVLKSTIVARGKYNAKGLRDDYVAFIDYSVSSAEKRFFLVNLSSCSYSTEFVSHGSGVKGSGGTKSMLQRCATGPLGSSTRKNRTRDGFYKVAGGHTTSKFWPLIGKISGKNYKALKLVSLDGKHRDVESSGVVMHEAPAYMVNVPQVQGRSSGCPAFARGRLKNMVSRVNGSLLYIHAPQCQ; from the coding sequence ATGTCAGTGCTTAAGAACGACCATGGAACGTCATATCAGCTGAAAACTAGTGCGCGCACAAAAAGAGGATATTTTGTGCTGGTTCTGTGTCTTTACAGCTTGGGATTCTCGGCTATGGCCTCTGCAAACACTGTAACAGGGGTTTTACAAAGTGAACTGACTTTAAGAGAAATGCACCCCAGTGAAGAGTTTTTGTCTCTTATTGATGAACTCAGTCCCACAGGCTTCAGGCTGCCTAAGGGAACAAAAATCAGTTATACTCCAGGAAACACCATAGAGCCGTATTCCTACGAAGATGATGAAAAACCTGGTGAAGTCATCAGCTCTTCTATTTTTCCATTTCAACAAAATATTCGTATTGATGTTTTGCCCAGTTATTCAGACGAAGTGAAGGCTGTTTTAAATAAAAAGCGCATTTTTATTTCTGAACCTCAGTTGCAAACTTTAAAATTAGACACACAAAGTGTATCCAACGCACAAAGTTTTCACCGCTGTGCAGAGACTTTGATTGGAAAAGTGCAAGGAGACAAAGAGCTAGGGGCTCAGGTCAAACGTAATTTTCCTTCCGTGCTTAAAAGCACCATTGTCGCCAGAGGTAAATATAATGCTAAAGGTTTAAGAGACGACTATGTGGCCTTTATTGATTATTCGGTGTCTTCGGCAGAAAAACGTTTTTTTCTTGTGAATTTATCGAGCTGTTCTTATTCCACAGAGTTTGTTTCTCATGGGAGTGGTGTGAAAGGCTCTGGAGGAACGAAATCCATGTTGCAAAGATGTGCGACGGGGCCTTTGGGTTCTTCGACAAGAAAAAATCGCACTCGCGATGGCTTTTACAAAGTAGCAGGTGGACATACGACGTCTAAATTCTGGCCACTCATTGGAAAGATTAGTGGGAAGAACTACAAAGCTCTTAAGCTGGTGTCCTTAGACGGTAAACACAGAGATGTAGAAAGCAGTGGCGTGGTGATGCACGAAGCTCCTGCGTATATGGTCAACGTTCCTCAAGTGCAGGGACGCAGCAGTGGGTGTCCTGCTTTTGCCAGAGGTCGTTTGAAAAATATGGTCAGTCGAGTTAACGGCTCACTTTTATACATCCACGCTCCGCAATGCCAGTAG
- a CDS encoding porin family protein: MSKFIVNQSIVLSFILLFSWSASAQGLYLKGALGGTHQGSNSFMGGSVDYQGSMLGSLMFSVGMNWGQYFVTELEFSSRTVDLDYVNGTPAMGEVSAGMLGVNGLFNIPIGLHHRGFIGMGFGVLGVEMTDDLTGNFADGSQLARQYIVGAETAVSPRFDVSFELRHLVTDNLRLSGTSGAWGERFNYKNTSMLLGLKYNF, encoded by the coding sequence ATGAGTAAGTTTATCGTAAATCAATCTATTGTTTTAAGTTTCATTTTGCTGTTCTCCTGGTCAGCATCAGCGCAAGGGCTTTACCTTAAGGGGGCCCTCGGGGGAACTCATCAAGGGTCAAACTCTTTTATGGGTGGCAGTGTGGACTATCAAGGTTCAATGCTGGGGTCTTTGATGTTTTCTGTGGGCATGAACTGGGGACAGTATTTTGTAACGGAATTAGAATTCAGTTCAAGAACCGTAGACTTAGATTATGTGAACGGAACGCCCGCCATGGGAGAAGTGTCAGCAGGCATGTTGGGCGTAAATGGACTTTTTAATATTCCCATTGGACTTCATCACCGTGGCTTTATTGGAATGGGTTTTGGAGTTTTAGGTGTGGAAATGACAGATGACCTTACGGGGAATTTTGCGGATGGATCGCAGTTGGCTAGGCAGTACATCGTAGGTGCGGAAACGGCAGTCAGCCCGCGTTTTGATGTGTCTTTTGAATTACGACATCTCGTCACAGACAACCTTCGTTTGAGTGGCACGTCGGGAGCATGGGGTGAACGTTTTAATTATAAAAACACCTCGATGCTTTTAGGTTTAAAATACAATTTTTAA
- a CDS encoding 6-carboxytetrahydropterin synthase — protein sequence MAFRLKITKDRIKFSVAHFTIFSETQAERLHGHNYYVSLEVRVSDVDSLGFAASMEDLKAASYKISQELDEYVLVPTQNPHLKISEIKDQVEVLWNSKQYLFPKEDVRLLDISNVTCENLAQWFWQRLIKELSPTIEHLEITVRETHGQEAIYGKEVRV from the coding sequence ATGGCTTTTCGACTTAAAATCACTAAGGATCGCATTAAATTTTCTGTAGCTCACTTTACTATTTTCAGTGAGACTCAGGCAGAGCGTCTGCATGGCCATAATTACTATGTGAGTTTAGAAGTGCGGGTGAGTGATGTGGACTCGTTGGGGTTTGCGGCCTCTATGGAAGACCTTAAAGCGGCGAGTTATAAAATTTCTCAAGAGTTAGATGAATATGTACTGGTGCCCACTCAAAATCCGCATTTAAAAATTTCAGAAATTAAAGATCAGGTTGAAGTGCTGTGGAACAGCAAACAGTATCTGTTTCCTAAAGAAGACGTGCGGCTGTTAGACATTTCAAACGTGACGTGTGAAAATTTAGCCCAGTGGTTTTGGCAAAGGCTGATTAAAGAATTGTCACCGACCATTGAGCATTTAGAGATCACTGTGCGTGAGACCCATGGACAAGAGGCCATTTATGGCAAGGAAGTAAGAGTATGA
- a CDS encoding 6-carboxytetrahydropterin synthase has product MRLSFKYRFEAAHRFVHSDHACATPHGHTWYATLNLMGATEDMGENNMVEDFFLLKKDWKQFIMETVDHSFFHNSDDPILPALKQHIPNLRSLPFPGDPTTEVIAGLFFLKATALCESLPVRPFSVLIEETPTNSIEFYNTELEDFISKLNLSLKSSNWWANNDPTSRSIFGDPQPQSATL; this is encoded by the coding sequence ATGAGACTGTCATTTAAATACAGATTTGAAGCTGCCCATCGTTTTGTGCATTCAGACCATGCTTGTGCGACCCCTCATGGTCACACATGGTATGCCACTCTTAATCTTATGGGTGCCACTGAAGACATGGGTGAAAACAACATGGTAGAGGACTTTTTCCTACTTAAAAAAGACTGGAAGCAATTTATCATGGAAACAGTAGATCATTCTTTTTTTCACAATAGTGATGATCCTATTTTACCAGCTTTAAAACAACACATTCCCAACCTAAGAAGTCTTCCCTTTCCAGGAGACCCCACAACGGAAGTCATCGCAGGTTTATTTTTTCTTAAAGCCACTGCCTTATGCGAATCTTTACCCGTACGTCCTTTTTCAGTTTTGATTGAGGAGACGCCTACGAATTCCATCGAATTTTACAATACGGAATTAGAAGACTTTATTAGTAAACTCAATCTCAGTCTAAAGTCGAGCAACTGGTGGGCCAACAACGACCCCACAAGTCGCAGCATCTTCGGAGACCCCCAACCCCAATCCGCGACCCTCTAG
- the acnA gene encoding aconitate hydratase AcnA, with amino-acid sequence MKEWSMSEFSGAKKNLSVNGLSGVYFDLGVVKSLGDISKMPFSLKVLLENLLRNIHHPEVTAAHVSSLVAWTPQDAGGFEIPFYPSRVLMQDFTGVPGVVDLAAMREGVKALGGDPKVINPLVPVDLVIDHSVMVDFFGTSDSYEKNMDIEFERNAERYEFLKWGQKAFNNFRVVPPGTGICHQVNCEYLADVVTSRNVNGENQFFPDTLFGTDSHTTMVNGLAVLGWGVGGIEAEAAMLGKPTYILIPEVVGFELTGQLPEGATATDLVLTVTQMLRQLGVVGKFVEFCGDGLSQLSVSNRLTIANMAPEYGATCGFFPIDEETLKYLKITGRDERQVELVKQYAQVQGMWREDGKTPEFSHKLTLNLSDVVPSLAGPKRPQDRIELTKVETAFEESLKTIYNKPGVKTVPVKGASHSLSTGDVVIAAITSCTNTSNPSVMVAAGLVAKKAAEKGLKSKPWVKTSLAPGSQVVSEYLSKSGLQPYLDQLGFNIVGFGCTTCIGNSGPLADNIIEAIESNDLVTCSVLSGNRNFEGRISPQVQANYLASPPLVVAYALAGTVTKNLTTEALDFDKDGNPVFLKDIWPTPAEVNAVIEKHVSVEMFKERYADVFLGPKQWQDLHVTGSETYSWDDSSTYVQNPPYFEGLTKEAPKTVNNVMGANVLAVLGDSVTTDHISPAGNIKADSPAGLYLQNNNVAVKDFNSYGSRRGNHEVMMRGTFANIRIKNEMIEVVGGFTKFIPTGELMPIYDAAMRYKETNTPLVVIAGKEYGTGSSRDWAAKGTFLLGVKAVIAESFERIHRSNLVGMGVIPLEFVDGNSRVTYKITGDETFNILGLTNGLKPQQTLSVEMTRKDGSVETFKVKSRLDTLDDLENYTNGGILHATIRQLISK; translated from the coding sequence ATGAAGGAGTGGAGCATGAGTGAATTTTCAGGCGCTAAGAAGAACTTGAGTGTGAACGGCCTTAGCGGGGTGTATTTTGATCTCGGAGTGGTGAAGTCTTTAGGTGACATTTCAAAAATGCCATTCTCGTTAAAAGTTTTATTAGAAAACTTGTTAAGAAACATTCATCACCCTGAAGTCACAGCGGCTCATGTCAGCTCCTTAGTGGCGTGGACGCCTCAAGATGCGGGAGGCTTTGAAATTCCGTTTTATCCTAGTCGGGTGCTGATGCAGGACTTCACTGGTGTTCCAGGGGTTGTGGACCTTGCAGCGATGCGAGAGGGTGTTAAGGCCCTTGGTGGTGACCCTAAAGTGATCAATCCTCTTGTGCCTGTGGACCTTGTGATTGACCACTCGGTGATGGTGGATTTTTTTGGAACCAGTGATTCTTATGAAAAGAACATGGACATCGAATTTGAAAGAAACGCCGAAAGATACGAATTTTTAAAGTGGGGACAAAAGGCTTTTAACAATTTCCGTGTGGTGCCTCCTGGCACAGGGATCTGTCATCAGGTGAACTGTGAGTACCTAGCTGATGTTGTGACCTCCCGAAATGTGAACGGCGAAAATCAATTCTTTCCTGATACTCTGTTTGGAACAGACAGCCACACCACTATGGTCAACGGTCTTGCTGTTCTAGGTTGGGGTGTTGGAGGTATTGAAGCCGAAGCGGCCATGCTTGGAAAACCAACCTACATTTTAATTCCTGAAGTGGTGGGTTTTGAACTGACAGGGCAACTTCCTGAGGGAGCCACTGCTACAGACCTCGTACTGACTGTGACTCAGATGTTAAGACAGTTGGGTGTGGTAGGTAAGTTTGTAGAGTTCTGTGGTGATGGACTGTCTCAGCTTTCTGTATCTAACAGATTGACCATTGCCAACATGGCGCCAGAATATGGTGCCACTTGTGGTTTCTTCCCCATTGATGAAGAGACTCTTAAATATTTAAAAATTACAGGCCGTGATGAAAGACAAGTAGAGCTTGTGAAGCAATACGCTCAAGTGCAAGGCATGTGGAGAGAGGATGGAAAAACTCCTGAGTTCTCGCATAAACTCACTTTAAACCTCAGTGATGTTGTTCCAAGTTTAGCAGGACCTAAACGTCCTCAGGACCGTATTGAGTTGACTAAAGTAGAAACGGCTTTTGAAGAGTCCTTAAAAACTATTTACAATAAACCTGGAGTCAAAACAGTTCCTGTTAAGGGTGCAAGCCACTCGTTAAGTACAGGGGATGTGGTGATTGCTGCGATCACGAGTTGCACTAATACGTCTAACCCTTCGGTGATGGTGGCGGCAGGTCTTGTGGCTAAAAAGGCGGCTGAAAAAGGTTTGAAGAGCAAACCTTGGGTGAAGACCTCTTTAGCTCCAGGGTCTCAGGTGGTCAGTGAATACTTGTCTAAATCAGGATTGCAGCCTTACTTGGATCAACTGGGATTTAACATTGTAGGGTTTGGATGTACGACCTGTATTGGTAACTCTGGCCCTCTTGCAGACAATATCATTGAGGCCATCGAGAGCAATGACCTAGTCACATGTTCTGTGCTTTCAGGAAATAGAAACTTTGAAGGACGTATCTCACCACAAGTTCAGGCGAACTATTTGGCTTCACCTCCACTGGTTGTAGCGTATGCTTTAGCGGGTACAGTGACTAAAAATTTAACTACTGAAGCCCTTGATTTTGATAAAGATGGAAATCCTGTTTTCTTAAAAGACATTTGGCCTACACCAGCGGAAGTCAACGCCGTGATTGAGAAGCATGTGTCTGTGGAAATGTTTAAGGAAAGATATGCCGACGTGTTTTTAGGGCCTAAACAGTGGCAGGACTTGCATGTTACAGGATCTGAAACCTACTCATGGGATGACAGCAGCACGTATGTGCAAAACCCACCTTACTTTGAAGGTTTGACAAAAGAGGCTCCAAAAACTGTGAACAATGTGATGGGTGCCAATGTGCTAGCCGTACTTGGAGACAGTGTCACTACAGATCACATTTCACCTGCAGGTAATATTAAAGCGGACAGTCCTGCGGGATTGTATTTGCAAAACAATAATGTGGCGGTAAAGGATTTTAACTCTTACGGGTCACGTCGTGGTAACCATGAGGTGATGATGCGCGGAACTTTCGCCAACATTCGTATAAAAAACGAAATGATAGAAGTTGTTGGTGGATTCACAAAGTTCATCCCTACAGGTGAACTGATGCCCATTTACGATGCGGCGATGAGATACAAAGAGACCAATACACCTCTAGTGGTCATTGCAGGCAAAGAGTACGGCACAGGAAGCTCTAGAGACTGGGCCGCAAAAGGAACTTTCTTATTAGGTGTCAAAGCTGTGATTGCCGAAAGCTTCGAGCGTATTCACCGCTCTAACTTGGTGGGCATGGGCGTGATTCCTTTAGAATTTGTCGACGGCAATTCCCGTGTGACTTATAAAATCACAGGCGATGAAACCTTTAATATTTTAGGTCTTACAAATGGACTTAAACCCCAGCAAACATTGAGCGTGGAAATGACCCGTAAAGATGGAAGTGTAGAAACTTTTAAAGTGAAGTCGCGTTTGGATACCTTAGATGATCTCGAGAACTACACCAACGGTGGAATCTTACATGCTACTATCCGCCAATTGATTTCTAAATAA